The genomic DNA CCTCGCGTCCATGTCGCCGGAACAGTTGCTGGAGTCGCGTTACAAGCGCTTCCGCGTGCTCGGGCGCTTCCAGGCAGTCGCCGCCGCCTAGGCGCCGGTCGCCGCTCGGGTTCGTTGCCGCCTAGGTCCGGGCCGCCCATGAGAGCCGGTCGTGGGTTGGGCGCCGGTCGCCGCTCGGTCGCCGCCGCCTACGCGCCGGTCTCGTTCGGCTGACTCAGCGCCGCGCGCAACGCGGCGAGGTTCTCGCTCACCGTGCCGTGGCCGTACACCGCGCTCCCGGCCACCAGTACGTCCGCGCCGGCGGCGACCACGCCGGGGGCCGTCTTGGTGGTGATGCCGCCGTCGACCTCGACGAGGCAGTTGGGGTTGACGCGATCGCGCATGCGCCGCGCGGCCTCGACGCGCGCGACGGAGCCGGGGATGAACGGCTGGCCGCCGAAGCCGGGGTTGACGCTCATGACCAACACCAGGTCCAGGTACGGCAGGGCGAGCTCGACCACGTCCAGCGGCGTGAGCGGGTTGACGGCCAGCCCCGCCTTGGCGCCGGCTTGGCGCACCTCCGTGAGGACGCCGTGGAGGTGCGGCGTGGCCTCGGCGTGCACCGTGAGGAAGTCGGCGCCCGCGTCCACGAAGTCCGCCACGTAACGCTCGGGCCGCGAGATCATCAGGTGAACGTCGAGCGGGAGTTGGGTCGAGCGCTTGAGGGACGCGACGACGGCGGGCCCGAAGGTGATGTTGGGCACGAAATGGCCGTCCATCACGTCGACGTGGATGAGGTCGGCGCCGCCGGCTTCGGCCGCGGCCGAAGCCTCGCCGAGGCGCGAGAAGTCCGCCGAGAGGATCGAGGGGGCGATGAGGACCTTCGCCATCGTCAAAGAGTATAGCTCCGGGGTCGGGGCGGCCTGCGCCGCCTGGGAGCACGTCAGGCGGGCTCCGCGCAGTTAGCATGCGGCGGGAGGCACGCATGAGTAACGATCCGCAAGGCTACGCGCACCCCGAGGTGCTGGTCGACACCGCCTGGCTGGACGCTCACAAGAGCGACGCGGGCTTACGCGTCTTCGAGGTCGACGAGGACGTGCTGCTTTACGAGGAGGGCCACGTGCCGGGGGCCCTCAAGCTCGACTGGCTGACCGAGCTGCAGCGCCCGGACGTCCGCGACTTCATCGGACCCGAAGGGTTCGCTACCCTCATGGAGGCGAAGGGGGTGAGCAACGACACGACGGTCGTCCTGTACGGCGACAAGTCCAACTGGTGGGCGGCGTACGCGTTCTGGTTCTTCAAGTACAACGGTCACCAGGACGTGCGTCTGATGAACGGCGGGCGCCAGAAGTGGGTGGAGGAGGGCCGCACGCTGACGTCCGAGGTCCCCGCCGTGCCCGCCGGCC from Trueperaceae bacterium includes the following:
- the rpe gene encoding ribulose-phosphate 3-epimerase, whose translation is MAKVLIAPSILSADFSRLGEASAAAEAGGADLIHVDVMDGHFVPNITFGPAVVASLKRSTQLPLDVHLMISRPERYVADFVDAGADFLTVHAEATPHLHGVLTEVRQAGAKAGLAVNPLTPLDVVELALPYLDLVLVMSVNPGFGGQPFIPGSVARVEAARRMRDRVNPNCLVEVDGGITTKTAPGVVAAGADVLVAGSAVYGHGTVSENLAALRAALSQPNETGA